In the genome of Ignavibacteriales bacterium, one region contains:
- a CDS encoding TetR/AcrR family transcriptional regulator, with protein MKKLKITSEDQNPEKIRIVNFASEVFLRDGFFKISMDRIASDLHISKKTIYKFFSTKEELVEAVISNFITSASSRIESVMDANETSLTKALKLFEIMGSIAMRLSDNWIKDIKIHTPDLWEKIDEFRTKKAFAVLGNIIRQGQTEGMIIDKPAELIIYLFVNSIRSIVNPDFLFYQKFNYKEAFQHSFEILFNGILTQKGKKQFDKIFSKVIQ; from the coding sequence ATGAAAAAATTAAAAATAACCAGTGAAGATCAGAATCCTGAAAAAATAAGGATAGTAAATTTTGCCTCAGAGGTTTTTCTCCGCGATGGATTTTTCAAAATCTCCATGGACAGAATAGCTTCTGACCTTCACATAAGTAAAAAAACCATTTACAAATTCTTTTCTACAAAAGAGGAATTGGTTGAAGCTGTAATATCTAATTTTATCACTTCAGCAAGTTCAAGAATAGAATCTGTGATGGATGCGAACGAAACTTCGCTAACAAAGGCTTTAAAACTTTTTGAGATAATGGGTTCAATAGCAATGAGATTGAGTGATAACTGGATTAAGGACATTAAAATCCATACTCCTGACCTTTGGGAAAAGATAGATGAATTCAGAACTAAAAAAGCCTTCGCAGTGCTTGGTAATATTATCCGCCAGGGGCAAACTGAAGGAATGATAATAGATAAACCTGCCGAGCTTATTATTTATCTGTTCGTTAACTCAATCAGGTCAATTGTAAATCCGGATTTTCTATTCTATCAGAAGTTCAACTACAAAGAAGCTTTTCAGCATTCATTTGAAATTTTATTCAACGGGATACTGACACAAAAAGGTAAAAAACAATTCGATAAAATATTCAGTAAGGTAATACAATGA
- a CDS encoding ABC transporter ATP-binding protein — protein sequence MKLAINIEELHKSYPEAAAVNGISLNVKQGEMFGLVGPDGAGKTTTIRVVCGLLKPDKGVVTILDLDITKNRKDVQNQIGYLSQKFSLYGDLSIDENIEFFADIHDVKNFKQRRDELLSFTRLTAFRKRLAEKLSGGMKQKLALACSLIHTPKILFLDEPTTGVDPVSRRDFWKILSDLQKDGITIFMTTPYLDEAERCNRVALMNNGKIITADTPSSIKKSIERSTLEIICSDIKSAYELLRNEKEIEAQIFGDRINLMFKDHNKEFDKIKSLLTSNGISITSSRVIPPSLENVFIHLVKKETTKINDSNVKELR from the coding sequence ATGAAACTTGCAATAAACATAGAAGAACTTCATAAAAGTTATCCGGAAGCAGCCGCAGTTAACGGAATTTCTTTAAATGTAAAACAAGGTGAGATGTTCGGACTTGTCGGACCGGATGGCGCTGGTAAAACAACAACAATAAGAGTAGTGTGCGGACTTCTTAAACCGGATAAAGGAGTCGTAACCATTCTTGATCTTGACATAACAAAAAACAGGAAAGATGTACAAAACCAGATTGGCTACCTTTCACAAAAGTTCAGCTTATATGGTGATCTTTCAATAGATGAGAACATTGAATTCTTCGCGGATATACATGATGTAAAGAATTTTAAACAACGAAGAGATGAACTTCTTTCATTTACAAGACTGACTGCATTCAGAAAAAGGCTTGCAGAAAAATTATCAGGAGGAATGAAACAAAAACTCGCGCTTGCCTGCAGTTTAATTCATACGCCAAAAATTCTTTTCCTTGATGAACCTACTACCGGTGTTGATCCGGTATCGAGACGCGACTTCTGGAAAATACTTTCTGATCTTCAAAAGGATGGGATCACAATTTTTATGACTACACCCTATCTGGATGAAGCAGAAAGATGCAACAGGGTTGCTTTGATGAACAACGGAAAAATTATTACCGCCGATACTCCATCATCAATTAAAAAATCAATTGAACGTAGTACACTTGAAATAATATGCAGTGATATAAAAAGTGCTTATGAACTTTTAAGAAATGAAAAAGAAATTGAAGCGCAGATTTTTGGCGACCGCATCAACCTGATGTTTAAAGATCACAACAAAGAATTTGATAAAATAAAATCACTGCTTACATCAAATGGAATAAGCATAACAAGCAGCAGAGTAATTCCACCCTCACTTGAAAATGTGTTTATTCACCTTGTTAAAAAAGAAACAACAAAGATTAATGATAGTAATGTAAAGGAATTAAGATGA
- a CDS encoding TolC family protein, whose protein sequence is MKYIFFAIVLSGCVMAQSLTLEESLQLGLKNSKDLVISKSKTKYADAKITEVGSQMLPQLKFSASYTRLSDVPPFEVIVPFSPSPIKIQDVILNNYSFKLSLQQPLFTGFRLSSLKNSAEYNYEAANLEYNAAINNYAVQIYESFWNFYNSQQIAVLIKEQLISINQHLADTKNFLDNGLATMNDVLKLEVQYSSLELKLIEAESNLDLARINFNRVIGLELDASPELKVNEINPLPEKFLISDLLLEANKNRDEIKSISNRVKASDELVSAANAGWFPSIYLFGNAYYNNPNQRIMPIKNEFKDSWDAGVTLNWDLWNWGYTSSQTTQAEEIKLQTETNLAQLKESIEIEVTREYLNYVKSIKKVEVARKSVEQADENYRLTKEKYNSQVASSSDLIDAQTYQLEAETNLISALVGFQISKVKLERATGRKIY, encoded by the coding sequence ATGAAATATATTTTTTTTGCAATAGTGCTTTCAGGTTGTGTGATGGCACAATCACTAACACTTGAAGAAAGTCTGCAATTAGGTTTAAAGAATAGTAAGGACTTAGTCATTTCAAAATCAAAAACAAAATATGCTGATGCAAAAATTACCGAGGTCGGTTCACAGATGCTGCCGCAGTTAAAATTCTCAGCGTCTTACACAAGACTAAGTGATGTTCCGCCGTTTGAAGTGATCGTCCCGTTTTCTCCATCACCAATAAAAATCCAGGATGTTATCCTTAACAATTATTCTTTCAAGCTATCACTACAGCAGCCTTTGTTTACAGGCTTCAGGTTAAGTTCGTTAAAAAATTCTGCGGAGTATAATTATGAAGCTGCAAATCTTGAATACAATGCCGCTATTAATAACTACGCTGTGCAGATATATGAATCATTCTGGAATTTTTATAATTCACAACAGATTGCAGTGCTCATTAAAGAACAGTTAATTTCTATTAATCAGCATCTTGCCGATACAAAAAATTTCCTTGATAATGGTCTCGCTACTATGAATGATGTGCTTAAACTTGAAGTTCAATATTCTTCACTCGAACTAAAATTAATTGAAGCAGAAAGTAATCTGGATCTGGCACGAATTAATTTTAACAGAGTAATTGGATTAGAATTAGATGCATCTCCGGAATTAAAAGTGAACGAAATAAATCCCCTGCCCGAAAAATTTTTAATTAGTGATTTATTACTCGAAGCCAATAAAAACAGGGATGAAATAAAATCTATTTCCAATCGTGTTAAAGCAAGTGATGAATTGGTTTCAGCGGCGAATGCAGGCTGGTTCCCTTCAATCTATTTGTTTGGCAACGCTTACTACAATAATCCCAATCAACGGATTATGCCAATAAAGAATGAATTTAAAGATTCGTGGGACGCTGGTGTAACATTAAACTGGGATTTGTGGAACTGGGGTTATACCTCTTCACAAACCACACAAGCTGAAGAGATAAAACTTCAGACTGAAACAAACTTAGCACAGTTAAAAGAATCAATTGAAATTGAAGTCACACGTGAGTATCTCAATTATGTTAAATCAATAAAGAAAGTTGAAGTTGCACGTAAAAGTGTGGAACAGGCAGACGAGAATTACAGATTGACAAAAGAAAAATACAACTCACAGGTTGCAAGCAGTTCTGATCTGATTGATGCACAAACATACCAGCTTGAAGCAGAGACTAATCTGATTTCAGCGTTGGTGGGTTTCCAAATTTCAAAAGTAAAATTGGAGAGAGCCACAGGTAGAAAAATTTATTGA
- a CDS encoding ABC transporter ATP-binding protein, with protein MNSIDVKDLTKKFGSFISVDNVSFTVKKGEVFGFLGANGAGKSTTIRMLCGILSPTSGDALVGGYSIMNEADKVKKNIGYMSQRFSLYNDLTVEENINFFGGVYGLDNGELKERKKWVLSIADLEGKENVLTDSLPGGIKQRLALGTAVIHRPEIVFLDEPTSGVDPISRRNFWDLINRLSSDGTTVFVTTHYLEEAEFCNNIILINAGKLVAEGNPKELKTEFIKNKIMEVECERVVDALEILAKENFVDETSIFGNNIHIGVNDNFHNIEQIKQSLSKASIQINRIDEISPTLEDVFIKLVDKKY; from the coding sequence ATGAATAGCATTGACGTAAAAGATTTGACAAAAAAATTCGGCAGTTTTATTTCTGTTGATAATGTTTCATTCACAGTTAAGAAGGGCGAAGTGTTTGGATTTCTTGGTGCGAATGGTGCCGGAAAATCTACAACTATAAGAATGTTATGCGGGATACTATCACCGACATCTGGTGACGCGCTTGTTGGCGGTTACAGTATAATGAATGAAGCCGATAAAGTAAAAAAGAATATCGGGTATATGTCTCAAAGGTTTTCTCTTTACAATGATCTCACCGTTGAAGAAAATATAAACTTCTTTGGCGGCGTATATGGATTAGATAATGGTGAACTGAAAGAAAGAAAAAAATGGGTTTTATCAATTGCTGATCTTGAAGGGAAAGAAAATGTTTTAACCGATTCTTTACCGGGCGGAATAAAACAGAGACTTGCACTTGGTACAGCGGTTATTCATAGACCTGAAATTGTTTTTCTCGATGAACCTACAAGCGGAGTTGATCCAATTTCACGGAGAAATTTCTGGGATCTTATAAACCGTTTATCATCGGATGGAACTACTGTTTTTGTAACAACTCACTATCTTGAAGAAGCCGAGTTCTGCAATAACATAATTCTTATCAACGCAGGAAAGCTTGTAGCAGAAGGAAATCCGAAAGAATTAAAAACCGAGTTTATCAAAAACAAAATCATGGAAGTTGAATGTGAACGCGTTGTTGACGCTCTGGAAATACTTGCTAAAGAAAATTTTGTTGATGAGACAAGCATATTCGGCAACAATATTCACATCGGTGTGAATGACAATTTCCATAATATTGAACAGATAAAACAATCCCTGTCAAAAGCATCAATACAAATAAACAGGATAGACGAAATCTCCCCCACTCTTGAAGATGTATTTATAAAATTAGTTGACAAAAAATATTAA
- a CDS encoding cyanophycinase produces MKKIILIIFVFLFSTFIAFTQSRGKLVIVGGVQTTEIIKKFVELAGGSNAKIMIIPNAGSEPVENSEIQKQEFAELGASSDYLIFTRATADDEINLKKMNEVNAVFFLGGDQSDLTRDMLGTKLLQKVFDIYNNGGVVGGSSAGAAVMSEVMITGNELVNKDSTVSFVTIDKGNVETKTGFGFLKNVIIDQHFLKRKRHNRTIASLIEHPDLFGIAIDESTSIIVYPDDTFEVLGSNQVLVYDPTDGNDIREDKKGNLGISDMKLHVLISGDKFDMKTKQVIK; encoded by the coding sequence ATGAAAAAAATAATACTTATAATTTTTGTCTTTCTATTCAGCACATTTATTGCATTTACACAATCCAGGGGAAAACTTGTAATAGTTGGCGGGGTTCAAACAACTGAAATTATTAAAAAGTTTGTTGAACTTGCAGGCGGTTCAAACGCAAAAATAATGATTATCCCTAACGCAGGTTCAGAACCTGTTGAGAATAGTGAAATACAAAAACAGGAGTTTGCTGAACTTGGTGCGTCTTCCGATTACTTAATATTTACAAGAGCAACAGCTGACGATGAAATCAACTTGAAAAAGATGAATGAAGTTAATGCAGTATTTTTTCTCGGCGGTGATCAGAGTGATCTAACCAGAGACATGCTCGGAACAAAATTACTTCAGAAAGTTTTTGATATTTATAATAACGGCGGAGTTGTTGGCGGCAGCAGTGCGGGTGCTGCAGTTATGAGTGAAGTCATGATAACCGGTAATGAATTGGTTAATAAAGATTCTACCGTTTCATTTGTTACTATAGATAAAGGTAATGTTGAAACAAAAACAGGTTTTGGTTTTTTGAAGAATGTTATCATCGATCAGCACTTTCTGAAAAGAAAAAGACACAACCGGACAATCGCTTCATTGATCGAACATCCTGATCTATTCGGGATAGCGATAGACGAATCAACTTCAATAATTGTTTATCCCGACGACACATTTGAAGTTTTGGGAAGCAACCAGGTTTTAGTTTACGATCCGACTGATGGAAATGACATCCGTGAAGATAAAAAAGGCAATCTTGGTATAAGTGATATGAAACTCCATGTATTAATCAGCGGAGATAAATTTGATATGAAAACCAAACAAGTAATTAAATGA
- a CDS encoding efflux RND transporter periplasmic adaptor subunit has translation MKKVIRLFLMGMILTLYSCGNGNDGNTIEVSGNIETTTIVVSSQVSGKVLQLLKDEGEKVKAGDTIIVIDPITYQLKLEEAAAALTAAEAQYQLLKNGARREDIQQTQEMLNQAELNFNSAEKDKERFENLYKSKAITKKQYDDAITRYDVSLAQFNSAKQNYKKITNLARPEELKQAEANVSRLKAALEMVKKSLADCYVNSPTDGIIVKQFIEAGETAGMLSSLFKVSDLSTVDLILYISETELGKVKLEQKVDVNVDSYPEKIFEGKIVFISPEAEFTPKNIQTKEERTKLVFAVKVKIDNKNYELKTGMPADALIKL, from the coding sequence ATGAAAAAAGTAATAAGATTATTTCTTATGGGAATGATATTGACGCTTTACTCATGCGGCAATGGTAATGATGGAAATACAATTGAAGTTTCCGGAAATATTGAAACAACTACTATAGTTGTCAGCTCACAGGTAAGCGGGAAAGTTTTACAACTCTTAAAAGACGAAGGTGAAAAAGTAAAAGCTGGAGATACAATAATAGTTATCGATCCTATTACGTATCAGTTAAAACTTGAGGAAGCCGCAGCAGCATTAACTGCCGCCGAAGCACAGTATCAGCTTCTAAAAAACGGTGCAAGACGTGAGGACATTCAGCAGACACAGGAAATGTTGAACCAGGCTGAGTTGAATTTTAATTCTGCTGAAAAGGATAAAGAACGGTTTGAGAATCTGTATAAGTCAAAAGCCATCACGAAGAAACAATATGATGATGCAATAACAAGATATGATGTATCGCTTGCACAATTTAATTCAGCAAAACAGAACTATAAGAAAATTACAAACCTTGCAAGACCTGAGGAACTAAAGCAAGCTGAAGCAAATGTCAGCCGGCTAAAAGCAGCTTTAGAAATGGTTAAAAAAAGTTTAGCTGACTGTTATGTTAATTCGCCAACAGACGGAATCATAGTAAAACAATTTATTGAAGCTGGCGAAACTGCCGGAATGTTATCGTCACTATTTAAAGTATCCGATTTGAGTACAGTTGATTTGATTCTTTATATCTCCGAGACTGAGTTAGGCAAAGTTAAACTGGAACAAAAAGTTGATGTAAATGTTGACTCATACCCGGAAAAAATTTTTGAAGGTAAAATAGTTTTCATTTCACCTGAAGCAGAATTCACTCCAAAAAATATTCAGACAAAAGAGGAAAGAACAAAACTGGTTTTTGCAGTCAAAGTGAAAATTGACAACAAAAACTACGAACTAAAAACCGGCATGCCTGCTGATGCTTTAATCAAATTGTGA
- a CDS encoding M20/M25/M40 family metallo-hydrolase, with protein MNHPEIIDLFIEITSINALSANEKPLAGHIKLYLEKYDYELTEDDSRQFTGSNSGNLICKVGTGGNMVLLSHLDTARPTEHVRPIIKDDRIVSSGDTVLGVDNRAGVSTLLYTLKKIALEKIPVKDFTVAFTTCEETTLFGSKHLGLNEEIKKGFIFDSGYRPGSFIYSACGAMGFKIKIIGKASHSGIAPEKGINSMKIAAKAISKLPLGRIDDETTMNVGLLKSGSAVNVIPELTELEGEVRSFNLKKAEDYFNLLVKIFKEECESAKAKIEIDHFWDFMPYTIPETSEVYKETVNVLNKVGLTPIPKISLGGSDANSLNARGIESVNLGIGAQNPHSNDEFIFIEDLVKSTEIALELVKKD; from the coding sequence ATGAACCATCCTGAAATAATAGATTTGTTCATAGAAATAACCAGCATAAATGCACTTTCCGCTAATGAAAAACCACTTGCAGGGCATATCAAACTGTACCTTGAAAAATATGACTACGAATTAACAGAAGACGATTCCCGTCAATTTACCGGAAGTAATAGTGGAAATTTAATTTGTAAAGTTGGAACCGGCGGTAATATGGTCTTACTGTCGCATCTGGATACTGCACGGCCCACCGAACACGTAAGACCAATCATTAAAGATGATCGTATAGTTTCTTCAGGTGATACTGTACTTGGAGTTGATAACCGGGCGGGTGTTTCTACCCTGCTATATACACTAAAGAAGATTGCACTGGAAAAAATTCCTGTTAAAGATTTTACAGTAGCGTTTACTACATGCGAAGAAACAACTTTGTTTGGGTCTAAACATCTCGGTCTAAATGAGGAGATAAAAAAAGGATTTATTTTTGATTCAGGTTATAGACCGGGTAGTTTTATTTACTCAGCCTGTGGTGCCATGGGATTTAAAATAAAAATAATTGGGAAAGCATCTCATTCCGGTATTGCACCTGAAAAAGGAATCAACTCTATGAAGATTGCAGCAAAAGCAATCAGCAAACTTCCTCTCGGTAGAATTGATGATGAGACAACCATGAATGTCGGGTTACTTAAAAGTGGTTCTGCTGTAAATGTTATTCCTGAACTAACTGAATTAGAAGGTGAAGTAAGATCATTCAATCTTAAAAAAGCTGAAGATTACTTTAACTTGCTTGTTAAAATATTTAAAGAAGAATGTGAATCAGCTAAAGCAAAAATTGAAATCGACCATTTTTGGGATTTCATGCCTTATACAATTCCTGAAACATCTGAGGTTTATAAAGAAACAGTAAACGTACTAAACAAAGTAGGGCTGACTCCTATACCTAAAATTTCACTTGGCGGCAGTGATGCCAACTCACTTAATGCAAGAGGTATTGAATCAGTTAATCTTGGTATCGGGGCACAAAATCCTCACTCAAATGATGAATTCATTTTCATCGAAGACCTTGTTAAATCAACAGAAATTGCTCTTGAACTTGTTAAGAAAGATTAG